The Corythoichthys intestinalis isolate RoL2023-P3 chromosome 1, ASM3026506v1, whole genome shotgun sequence genome has a segment encoding these proteins:
- the LOC130912146 gene encoding forkhead box protein B1-like — protein sequence MPRPSRSAFGCRKPPYSYVCLTAMAIQSSPDKMLPLNAIYRFISDNFPFYRHGARRWQNSLRHNLSFNDCFVKIPRGPEQPGKGGMWALHPLCGDMFRNGSFLRRRKRFKVARPLARGYPFTIENLAVPAQHRPHVHPLGWTDFPSAAARSVVLPARTSLPAVPVPIRATPAGPPHPLAMYVSCAAAPFSVDM from the coding sequence ATGCCCCGTCCCTCGCGGAGCGCGTTCGGCTGCCGCAAGCCACCATACTCGTATGTATGCCTGACTGCTATGGCCATCCAGAGCAGCCCAGACAAGATGCTCCCTCTGAACGCCATCTACCGCTTCATCTCGGACAACTTCCCCTTCTATCGCCATGGCGCGCGTCGCTGGCAGAACTCTCTGCGCCACAACCTGTCCTTCAACGACTGCTTCGTCAAGATCCCGCGTGGGCCCGAGCAGCCGGGAAAGGGCGGCATGTGGGCCCTGCACCCCCTCTGCGGTGACATGTTCCGCAACGGGAGTTTCCTGAGACGCCGCAAGAGGTTCAAGGTTGCGCGACCCCTGGCCCGGGGATACCCCTTCACCATCGAGAACCTCGCAGTGCCTGCTCAGCATCGGCCGCACGTACACCCCTTGGGCTGGACGGATTTCCCGTCTGCAGCAGCCAGAAGTGTTGTCCTTCCGGCTCGGACGTCGCTTCCTGCCGTCCCCGTGCCCATTAGAGCCACTCCCGCTGGCCCGCCCCACCCGCTGGCAATGTATGTCTCCTGCGCGGCAGCACCCTTTTCTGTGGACATGTGA